From the Nocardiopsis changdeensis genome, one window contains:
- a CDS encoding ATP-binding protein has protein sequence MTRLVLSPPAAARTWWEHRTYPRVLPHVGRARHDLARDLAGFDTDTIDTALLCLGELAANAVEHTSGPCFHRALALIDERILWLAVLDDGGAVGSPHIPEQATEDLWRTSEDGRGLMLIQALAVEWGSYTLGPRENTTILGRAVWAALPIEPGAIPADLPAFVLTP, from the coding sequence ATGACCAGGCTCGTACTCTCCCCGCCCGCCGCGGCCCGCACCTGGTGGGAGCACCGTACCTACCCCCGAGTCCTGCCCCATGTCGGGCGGGCCCGTCACGACCTGGCGCGAGACCTGGCCGGTTTCGACACCGACACCATCGACACCGCCCTGCTGTGCCTGGGTGAGCTGGCGGCCAATGCCGTGGAGCACACCTCCGGGCCCTGCTTCCACCGAGCCCTGGCCCTGATCGATGAGCGCATCCTCTGGCTGGCCGTGCTCGATGACGGCGGAGCGGTCGGCTCGCCGCACATCCCTGAACAGGCCACCGAGGACCTGTGGCGTACCTCGGAGGACGGTCGGGGCCTGATGCTGATCCAGGCTCTTGCCGTGGAGTGGGGCTCCTACACCCTGGGGCCTCGCGAGAACACGACCATCCTGGGCCGCGCGGTGTGGGCCGCACTGCCCATTGAGCCCGGTGCGATCCCGGCCGACCTGCCCGCGTTCGTCCTCACTCCCTGA
- a CDS encoding helix-turn-helix domain-containing protein: protein MGSSPTVWRRWLAHELKRLREEAGLSRKEVSTALRCTTGKLHYIETAVVPPRTRDLEEILFDLYRVPQDHREHYLQAARNAKKKGWWEHHSETVPKWFSLYLGLEQGASEIYAWETQLLPGLLQTHAYATALMENGTAELGEEEIRRRVDIRMSRQKILEGDEPIRLWAVLDEAALQRNVGGAEVMREQLAHLLEMSQRPKVTLQVLPQRSGAHPGMMGSFSILGFPATIDSGVIYIEHRTGSIYLEQPMEIKEHQIAFEHLRLAALKPAQSRLRLQEIMEEYS from the coding sequence ATGGGCTCCAGCCCGACAGTCTGGCGACGCTGGCTCGCCCACGAACTGAAGCGCCTCCGCGAGGAGGCCGGGCTCAGCCGCAAGGAAGTCTCCACCGCCCTGCGCTGTACCACCGGCAAGCTCCACTACATCGAGACCGCGGTCGTCCCACCCCGCACACGCGACCTCGAAGAAATCCTCTTCGACCTCTACCGGGTCCCGCAGGACCACCGGGAGCATTACCTGCAAGCCGCCCGCAACGCCAAGAAGAAGGGCTGGTGGGAGCACCACAGCGAGACCGTCCCCAAGTGGTTCTCCCTCTACCTCGGCCTTGAGCAGGGAGCCTCGGAGATCTACGCCTGGGAGACTCAGCTCCTTCCCGGACTGCTCCAGACGCACGCCTACGCAACGGCACTGATGGAGAACGGCACCGCGGAACTAGGAGAGGAAGAGATCCGCCGCCGCGTGGACATACGCATGTCCCGCCAGAAGATCCTTGAAGGCGATGAGCCGATACGGCTGTGGGCGGTCCTCGACGAGGCCGCGCTACAGCGGAACGTGGGCGGCGCCGAGGTGATGCGCGAGCAGTTGGCCCACCTGCTGGAGATGTCCCAGCGGCCCAAGGTGACCCTCCAAGTGCTGCCTCAGCGGAGCGGGGCCCACCCGGGCATGATGGGCAGCTTCTCGATCCTGGGCTTCCCGGCCACCATCGACTCCGGAGTCATCTACATCGAGCACCGCACGGGGTCGATCTACTTGGAGCAGCCGATGGAGATCAAGGAGCACCAGATAGCGTTTGAGCATCTGCGCCTCGCGGCTCTCAAGCCCGCGCAGTCCCGCCTTCGGCTCCAGGAGATCATGGAGGAGTACTCATGA
- a CDS encoding DUF397 domain-containing protein produces MTQVPLESELRLVWRKSSYSGDTGGNCVEVADLLCGAAVRDSKHPTNGHLPFPSPEWTAFLHSVRG; encoded by the coding sequence ATGACTCAGGTCCCGCTCGAATCCGAACTCCGCCTGGTCTGGCGTAAGAGCAGCTATAGCGGCGATACCGGCGGCAACTGCGTTGAGGTCGCCGACCTGCTCTGCGGAGCCGCCGTTCGCGACTCCAAGCACCCCACCAACGGACACCTGCCCTTCCCCTCCCCCGAGTGGACCGCCTTCCTCCACTCCGTCCGCGGCTGA
- a CDS encoding 6-pyruvoyl trahydropterin synthase family protein: MNAPEPRPQGTLTIGRRFTFEAGHRLPGLPTEHKCSRQHGHSYEVEVILTADRLAPPGFITDFADLAPFKEYLDEELDHRNLHEVLPVEPTSELLARYLAEWFITHVEPHIPGRLQAVKVSETARSWARFDVEGT; this comes from the coding sequence TTGAACGCCCCCGAGCCCCGCCCGCAGGGCACCCTCACGATAGGCAGACGGTTCACCTTCGAGGCCGGACACCGCCTCCCCGGCCTCCCCACCGAGCACAAGTGCTCACGGCAGCACGGCCACAGCTACGAGGTCGAAGTCATCCTCACCGCCGACCGCCTGGCCCCGCCGGGCTTCATCACCGACTTCGCGGACCTGGCACCGTTCAAGGAGTACCTCGACGAGGAGCTCGACCACCGCAACCTGCACGAGGTGCTCCCCGTCGAGCCGACGTCCGAACTACTGGCCCGGTACCTGGCCGAATGGTTCATCACCCACGTCGAACCCCACATCCCCGGACGCCTCCAAGCGGTGAAGGTCAGCGAGACCGCACGCAGCTGGGCACGATTCGACGTGGAGGGAACATGA
- a CDS encoding 7-carboxy-7-deazaguanine synthase QueE, whose product MTPAGNATRHVSGHGTSLIVAECFGDVEPTFQGEGPSLGVPALFIRLSRCNLTCSWCDTKYTWDWTVYDPTREAHRRDVGELADWACRTDVGLVVVTGGEPLLQQRALIPLVRRLLAAGKRVEVETNGTIAPQNELLVDGVVFNVSPKLATSGVDAAKRIVPAVLNTFSASGRAVFKVVARTPDELEEVDELVSRFALSPVYVMPEGATADDLVRTTRVLAPATTRTAPRSP is encoded by the coding sequence ATGACCCCCGCCGGCAACGCAACCCGGCACGTGTCCGGCCACGGGACGTCGTTGATCGTCGCGGAATGCTTCGGCGACGTCGAACCGACCTTCCAAGGGGAGGGGCCGAGCCTGGGTGTCCCGGCACTGTTCATCCGACTGTCGCGCTGCAACCTGACCTGCTCCTGGTGCGACACCAAGTACACCTGGGACTGGACCGTCTACGACCCCACTCGTGAGGCACACCGCCGCGACGTGGGCGAACTGGCGGACTGGGCGTGCAGGACCGACGTGGGCCTGGTGGTCGTCACGGGCGGAGAACCGCTCCTCCAGCAGCGCGCACTCATCCCGCTCGTCCGCCGGCTGCTGGCGGCGGGAAAGCGCGTGGAGGTCGAGACCAACGGCACGATCGCACCCCAGAACGAACTCCTGGTCGACGGCGTGGTCTTCAACGTCTCCCCGAAGCTCGCCACCTCCGGTGTCGACGCGGCCAAGCGCATCGTTCCCGCCGTCCTCAACACCTTCTCGGCCAGCGGGCGGGCCGTGTTCAAGGTGGTGGCCCGAACCCCGGACGAGCTGGAGGAGGTCGACGAGCTCGTCAGCCGGTTCGCTCTGAGCCCCGTCTACGTCATGCCCGAGGGCGCCACCGCCGACGATCTGGTGCGCACCACCCGTGTCCTGGCGCCGGCGACGACGAGAACCGCCCCCCGGTCACCGTGA